The Lolium rigidum isolate FL_2022 chromosome 1, APGP_CSIRO_Lrig_0.1, whole genome shotgun sequence region taaaccttttgaagaaatgattacaaaaacttgcattagcCTATGACTttgtggtctatggctgtagctagtgcatgatacacatatttcctaatatgaacttgctgagtacgctcgtactcattctatctcgtttgaacccccttcttagatcaaggcatcgaaggagaaactaccgtggaactcgaagacagaggagtcaactgcaacaagaagaagaatccaatcaaagaagtcaatggagtcaacttctgcatcagctagagtggaaacttagactaataatagaagggaacttttccctaatcatagcacctaaatagcttgatttctatagcaagccaagtagctcttaaacttgagttagcaataagatagactacgattcgttcttctggagctttatttgaagttttacctcactgtaaagtaggaggttgtgttgatcttatgtaaacagttcgtgtgtacttctatagacataccttggactcgcatatgtttttgttgtaccactctgagagatgtaatatgagtggaacggtgtttcacttgtgttatgtcaacgacttgtgtactacaccatgcagtggtacgctgggtcaccacagagtgcacacgggacggtggtacgcgatttacccagcttcggaacacctgcacgatgacaggacctactgctgcttgtctggaattatctgggcgctttcgcgatgttacaatgagttgtggttgtgcctctagggctcccaggatccggcttataaaggcgcacggatctagggtttacatggagagtcctacccggatacaggtttcctaactatggtacaatgtcttgccgtgtacgtcaaggaaccacccttccatctatgtcgtaccggatccgggtcccttaacaggcctccatggatccgggttcctctaaaggtcggtcggatccggctccctgctcctgggccggacatcttccgtcaggatcaacagcaactgggccgcccgatgggccacatgcctcatcaccatctgtgggccacccaggcttgccggatctaggcactgtcgatggtacacccatgaattaTACCCACAACAGGAACCGTCACCGTCGCTCAAGATTGGAGGGGCTACCCTTCGGCCATGGAAGACGACGACAACGGTGTCGTGGCGTTCCTCCGACGAGAAGCGCTCGCGCTCCCCTGCTGCAGATGCGGCGGCCAGCCGACTGCGAGCAGCTCATCCCCAATCTCGTCAACATGATGAACAAGGGAGAGGAGCCTGCCGCTCCAGCCTTGGCCCCCATATCGCCGGAAGCAGCCTTATTTATGGAGATCTTCGCCTTCCTCCACCGCCACACTTCCATATCGGACCACCGGAGCACCATGAAGCAGAGGAAGAAACCGAGGCAGTGCCAGATCTGGCCGCAGAGATCTGCCACCTCCCTCCCGGCATAAGCGCCATACGTCCATATATGACCAAACACTAAACCTAGATCTACACCTATCTACTCCggcgccagctccagctccggccggctattccggcggaggaCATCGGAGCGGCCTAGTGAGAGAGAAAAGACTCTCAACTACTGTAGCGAGCTGAgagcaagaggggggggggggggggggggggggggggggggggggcgttcaAAGCCTCATCTTGACCAACGTTGATCACCGCAAAAGGATGCTACCTTTTTCCAAATTCTCCTCGCCGATGTACCCTCCACCCTTGATATCCATCCCTTATAAAATTCATCGGTTTTAACTTATACAATGACTAATATGGTACAGGCACAAATCATAATGAAAAAACAATAACATAACATCACCTACCTATATCTCCATGCTACACAAGAACACAGCAAAACAGATCAAGCCGTTACTGAAAATAATTAAAACCAGATCTTTCGCCCTGCTCTACTCTGCATTTGATATATTTTATGTTTTTAGTACTGTCTCATCTCTCGGCTTCCACCTATTTTCTGCATTACTTAAGTTGGAACCAATACAGAACAACATATAGTCTCTACATTCATGTACTGGTATGGTATAGATGTCAATTGACCATTGCAAACACTCTGAAACCTGACAAAGTACTGTGTCTACCAGAGAAACAAAATTCTAACAACAGCTTTTCTGATGCCGAAGATGAAAGACACTCTGAACCCTGTAGGTATATCCTCAGATGAGACCCACCAGCAAGAGACCATGATAAAACCATAACAGGGAACAATATTCTACTAGCAGATTATTCCTGATTATGCATATATTCAGATTCAATCATCAAGAAGCGTTTACGCGCGAAGAACTCAAAAAAGAACTAGCTCACGAAGGCATTAACTAGGTAGCAGGAAATTTCACCAACCGAAATGTATCCCTGCAATCTGCAAGGCAATGTACTGGAAGAAACCAGTTAAACTCTGAAACATCTTTAGGGCAATCTACGAACCGCTCTATCAATCCCAAACGATGACCTGATTAAGCAAGTAATACAATAACCTGACGGAGTAACAAATTTGCTGTGAGTGGAGGGTTGCGCCCGCGGCCTGGCATGTGAAATGCATGGGGTTTGATCATGTGCTCTCGATCGAATCGCGACATCTGCCACACGCATAGATACTCGGATGGAACGTGCCCCCCATTTCTAATTAGCCACCGGGCTACTGACACACTAGTTAGCTGGCCGGCGGCTAGCTTGACACTTTGCCAGCAAGGACAGTATGGCAACTTTGGAAGACAAAGAAAAGACAGTATGGCAACTTTCAGGTCAGTATAGCAACTTTCAGGGCTTTGAGAATACATAGCTCTGCCCTGTAGATACGCGTGCGGCGTGGTCGAAAAAGTTTCACAAAATGAATGCTTAATGAAAGAGAGTGCACGCATGGTGAGAAGGACGCGCCGGGCGACTTTTGGAGGAATAGACCAAAGTTTAGTCGAACAGGCCTTTATTCTCTTTTTTATGGAATCAAATCTGTATTGTTAGTATTAGAAGGTAATCAAGAAGATTTCTTTCGAAAAGACGAGTAGAGCTGTCAATTAAAATTGGCTCGGACGTGGGAAAAGTGAATTTTATACAGCAAAtgcaacaaatataagtgaaagGTGCACGAACCATTATCTCTCCTCTTGTCAGGTACTCCTACTCTCGCTAAAGATAGGAACAGTATGTACAAATAAAAGTGAAAGGAGTGCACATACCTCTCTTTTGCTAACAATGAAGTGGGGAGAAAGAAAGCTTCAAGGGCGCTTTGGTCTGTCTTTGTCAAACATGCTCGACACTGAATATTTACATTCTTTGCAGCAAAATGATCAGTCACTAAGAATCGGATGACAAGCTCCAAAAATGCACCTCGAAGCAATGGTGACTGTGCCATTAATTGGTCATTCTATCTTAATGCAGACTGTGCAACTGAATGATGGACAGTAGTAGGCAATGTAGCATTTGCTGTACATACTTAATATGGCACTTGTGGTGACAATTTAGAAGTCGATTCCGCTCTAAATGTCACCGGCGGGGATGGCGATGCCGACATGCTCGCATCCGTGCGTTCCAACACGCCAACGCACGTCGGCGTAGGCTGACGGCCGAGCCTCATCGGAGAAGGCGACCGAACCACCACAACCTCCAGCATCTGGGGCGGCGACTGCGACAACGAACACCGCTCGTCCACCATCCCATGCGTCAGCGGCGTCCGCGACGGAGACCTCGACAGGACGTAGTCACGCACCATGGGTGCCGGTGACGGCGACCTGGACACGACCCTCTCCTTCGCCCCGCTCGTCGAGCCTCCTATCCTCAGCGGCGACCGTGCCAAGAAGTCCGCGAAGATCCTCGTCGCCGTAGGCCGCTCGGGCGACACGTCGCAGCGGCGCAGCTGGGGTAGCGGCGGCGACATGGCAGCCCCGCCCGGCCGCACGCGCTCCGGCTCCGGGTGCGCTCGGCACACCGGGCACGACGAGTGCGCGCGCAGCCAGGCGTCGATGCAGCTGACGTGGAAGAAGTGCCTGCACGCCGGCAGCACGCGCACCACGTCGCCGTCCTCCAGCTCCTGCAGGCACACCACGCACTCcaccgacgccgacgccgccctCCCCTTGCTGCCGCTCCTCTTCTTGCCGCCCCAGCTGCCCTgcggcgacggcgtcggcgcCGCTTGCGCCCTGTACGTGAACGTGGGGAGCACGGCGATATCGTCCATGCTCAGCCCGAGGTGGGTGTCGGTAGGAGGGCCGTCGCCGTGGAGAGCGCGCCACTCGGCCAGGAGCGACCGGCCGTAGCGGACGGCCAGGTACAGCAGGACGCCGGCGAGGACGGCGATGATGATGTACAGCAGCGTGAGGTTGGAGCTGGCCGGCCCAGGGCCGTCAGAAACGTCGACGTCGGAAGCGTCAGGCCATGACGAGGGGGACGACATGGCTGCGGCTAAGAACCTGATCCGATTCCGAGGACTTTGTGTGGAGAGATGGTTTATATGAAGCCGATGTTGCGAAAGAATCAATCAACGAATCATTGGGACATGGTCGCCGTGGGGTTATAAGAAGAAGCATGAGAGCGATTGTGCGTCGCACTCATGCTTATTGCATGATAGATATATTCAGTTGAGTCGCTAGCTGGACGTACTCTGATTGAGGCTGCTCAATATTTTGGGACTTTGCTGCTCGTCGTGTTACAGGCTTACAGCCGTTCCGTTCCCTTATCGGGATCTGGCGTAAGCATCGATCGTGCACCCGATTCTTGTTTCTTGCTCAACATTACGGCAGACATGCTTGTCATTCTTGGATTGATTAACCACTATTTAGTCGAGCTTTGACATGACATTTTTCAACGGTGATCTGGTGCAGCAGTTCAGAGTCTTCAGATATGATTGGCGTACGACACCTATCGTAGTTGTGAACTGCTCGGTGACTCTTGATGTTGGATCATGCCGGAATAGGTTTGAAGTCAAACTGGCAGCCAAGAAATCACAGAAGTTGTTAGTTGTGTGGAAAATGAGCCAACAGATAGAGTATTGATGTCTGGAGACTAGGAAAAACTTGTTTCCT contains the following coding sequences:
- the LOC124683502 gene encoding E3 ubiquitin-protein ligase ATL41-like, translating into MSSPSSWPDASDVDVSDGPGPASSNLTLLYIIIAVLAGVLLYLAVRYGRSLLAEWRALHGDGPPTDTHLGLSMDDIAVLPTFTYRAQAAPTPSPQGSWGGKKRSGSKGRAASASVECVVCLQELEDGDVVRVLPACRHFFHVSCIDAWLRAHSSCPVCRAHPEPERVRPGGAAMSPPLPQLRRCDVSPERPTATRIFADFLARSPLRIGGSTSGAKERVVSRSPSPAPMVRDYVLSRSPSRTPLTHGMVDERCSLSQSPPQMLEVVVVRSPSPMRLGRQPTPTCVGVLERTDASMSASPSPPVTFRAESTSKLSPQVPY